A genomic segment from Daphnia carinata strain CSIRO-1 chromosome 1, CSIRO_AGI_Dcar_HiC_V3, whole genome shotgun sequence encodes:
- the LOC130691031 gene encoding neuroligin-4, X-linked-like — protein sequence MATRRVVYVSSMIVHSLLLLQLAVGGLLAISVGKTSPGPSVKTRYGLVQGLIVSMPSPLGPIEVFLGIPYATPPVGINRFSPTRNPQSWPGTRMTDRHGPACPQRFPTNLANETESLKFMSKARRDYLLHIEQSLAKNQSEDCLHLNIYAPFQGRPGNTVDRLPVIVFIHGESFDWGSSHLYDGSVLSSYANVVVVTLNFRLGVLGFLNIGRWPKGKPRLANFGLMDQVAALHWIQENIQEFGGDPARVTLVGFGAGASCVHFLMTSPAVVNGLFHRGIMMSGSALASWALVNDANDVALQVAQAADCVHLVGDRSDSETILNCMRDAPLERIEQAAAKVGRPGAFRRFRTTFGPSIDGVVIRGQHLSSPASSSPGPRKRSEDGRPTYDCLFGVSGFESAFQLSELASEQGLDGVERDLLLRAFVADTYRYHQTEIFLTLVNEYTDWERTIQHPISIRESTVEALSDGQYVAPAILLGDTLTSPDKNSYFYIIDPTVTQRPQAVHGFELSLVLGSALLTTNGLFTSAGGYSQQQPYNRNYSSKQDASYSEAIMTLFANFARSGNPNEPQDEKLRLCKERNRFKSIVWEPYDKKQRKYMEIGSKPKMKSQYRAHRMAVLLQLLPELQRTGQHDVQQGHGILTPEGLETAGTGSALSLPAWVNGSYVDVTKERTAGTKEVTCVIPQPHTPTASPSTSNATTNVNNSSSSQSTQTGNSGSGSMTNDSTVYSTALSVTIAIGCSLLILNVLTFAGLYYRRDRRRQQQLAQHQAGANVQRSVSDVSHSMLTSVNGSIMRSHTPGETDCETLFLQTPPSSCNGSGTILKSGSGVIGIAPGGTAGVGTLQRQRCCDYVTITSPSAEMSGQVPDRTILDVRYDLSSPIPPDKDFL from the exons ATGGCGACGAGACGGGTCGTCTACGTTTCGTCTATGATTGTACACAGTTTGCTTTTACTACAACTGGCTGTTGGCGGTTTGCTAGCAATTTCTGTTGGGAAAACGTCACCCGGACCGAGTGTCAAAACTCGATATGGACTAGTCCAGGGTCTCATTGTATCCATGCCAAGTCCGTTGGGACCCATTGAAGTCTTTCTCGGCATTCCTTACGCCACACCGCCCGTCGGCATCAACCGGTTCAGCCCGACACGCAATCCGCAATCGTGGCCGGGCACGCGTATGACCGACCGACACGGACCGGCCTGCCCGCAGCGTTTTCCTACCAACTTGGCTAATGAAACAGAATCTCTCAAATTCATGTCGAAAGCCCGAAGAGATTACCTGCTCCACATTGAGCAATCGCTGGCCAAAAATCAGAGCGAAGATTGCCTTCATCTCAACATTTACGCTCCGTTCCAGG GTCGGCCGGGGAACACAGTGGATCGTCTTCCAGTCATCGTCTTTATTCACGGTGAATCGTTCGACTGGGGCTCTAGTCACCTCTACGATGGCTCCGTTCTCTCCAGTTACGCAAACGTTGTTGTCGTCACCCTTAACTTTCGACTCGGTGTTTTAG GATTCCTTAATATCGGTCGCTGGCCCAAAGGCAAGCCTCGTCTGGCCAACTTTGGACTGATGGATCAAGTAGCGG CTTTACATTGGATACAAGAAAATATCCAAGAATTCGGCGGAGATCCGGCACGTGTCACCCTAGTCGGATTCGGAGCAGGTGCTTCATGCGTTCACTTCCTTATGACGTCACCTGCCGTCGTGAATG gtttATTTCACCGTGGTATTATGATGTCCGGTTCGGCTTTAGCTTCTTGGGCTTTAGTAAACGACGCCAACGATGTGGCACTTCAAGTGGCTCAAGCAGCCGACTGCGTCCACTTGGTGGGCGACCGTAGCGATTCCGAGACGATCCTCAATTGCATGCGTGACGCCCCATTGGAGAGGATTGAACAGGCGGCTGCGAAAGTGGGACGACCGGGCGCTTTCCGTCGATTTCGCACCACATTCGGGCCGAGTATCGACGGCGTTGTGATCCGCGGTCAACATCTTTCGTCGCCCGCGTCATCATCGCCAGGCCCGAGGAAGCGAAGTGAAGATGGCCGACCAACCTACGATTGTTTGTTTGGTGTCTCCGGATTCGAATCCGCTTTCCAACTTTCAGAATTGGCTAGCGAACAAGGTCTGGATGGTGTCGAACGCGATTTGCTGCTCCGCGCATTCGTTGCAGACACTTACCGTTACCACCAGACGGAAATCTTCCTGACACTCGTCAACGAATATACGGACTGGGAACGGACGATACAGCATCCTATTAGCATTCGCGAGTCAACAGTGGAGGCGTTAAGCGATGGCCAGTATGTAGCTCCAGCCATCCTCTTAGGTGACACGCTCACTTCGCCGGATAAAAACAGCTATTTTTACATCATCGATCCGACCGTTACTCAG AGACCGCAAGCTGTTCACGGCTTTGAGTTGTCGCTAGTACTCGGATCGGCCTTATTGACGACCAATGGACTATTTACTTCAGCAGGGGGCTACTCACAGCAACAGCCATACAACCGTAATTACTCCAGTAAGCAGGATGCCTCCTATTCGGAAGCCATCATGACTCTATTCGCCAATTTCGCTCGTTCTGG GAATCCGAACGAGCCGCAAGACGAAAAACTTCGACTCTGTAAAGAACGCAATCGTTTCAAGAGCATCGTTTGGGAACCATACGATAAGAAACAGAGAAAATACATGGAAAtag GATCCAAACCGAAAATGAAAAGCCAGTATCGGGCTCACCGCATGGCTGTCCTGCTGCAATTGCTGCCGGAACTGCAGCGGACGGGCCAGCACGACGTCCAGCAAGGGCACGGAATTCTGACGCCCGAAGGTTTGGAAACAGCCGGAACTGGATCTGCTCTATCTCTTCCGGCATGGGTCAACGGTTCTTATGTCGACGTCACGAAAGAACGGACTGCCGGAACAAAAGAAGTCACCTGCGTTATCCCACAGCCACACACCCCGACCGCTTCGCCATCGACTTCAAATGCCACGACCAACGTCAACAACAGCTCGTCATCACAGTCAACTCAGACCGGAAATTCTGGTTCCGGCTCAATGACCAATGATTCAACTGTCTATTCAACAGCCCTAAGCGTCACAAT CGCCATCGGTTGTTCCCTGCTCATCCTCAACGTGCTCACGTTCGCCGGCCTCTACTATCGCAGAGATCGTCGACGACAGCAGCAGCTGGCCCAGCATCAGGCCGGCGCTAATGTCCAACGTTCTGTCAGTGATGTATCACACAGCATGTTGACTTCCGTCAATGGAAGTATCATGCGGAGTCACACTCCGGGAGAGACCGATTGCGAAACGCTCTTCCTGCAGACGCCTCCTTCGTCTTGCAATGGTTCTGGAACGATTTTAAAGTCAGGCAGCGGAGTAATAGGCATCGCTCCGGGTGGAACGGCTGGCGTAGGTACCCTGCAGCGACAGCGGTGCTGTGATTACGTCACGATCACGTCGCCGTCGGCGGAAATGAGCGGACAAGTACCAGATAGAACTATACTCGACGTCCGATACGACCTTTCTAGTCCCATTCCACCGGATAAAGATTTCCTCTAA